The Streptomyces phaeolivaceus genome has a window encoding:
- a CDS encoding FecCD family ABC transporter permease, translating into MNTHIPPVDLGRRVLVLRHRRIAILLRWRSVVVCAVLAVAIAVTAVLALMTGSYTLGPGQVLSALTGGESGIVHDIVVEWRLPRVAAAVMFGAALGVSGAVFQSLLRNPLADPGIIGLSEGSYTGALIVILVVNGTYVQLVGGALLGGAATAVAVYLLAHRRGVQGFRLIIVGIGVSAMLASLNTWLILKADLDQAMSAAAWRAGSLNGVSWDRVVVGGACIAVLLLVAGVLSRPMRQLELGDEAAASQGVRVSPVRLGLILVGVALTATVTAASGPIAFISLVAPQIGRRLARTAGITLAPAAFVGALLCLVSDYVAQHVAPTPLPVGIITVVLGGGYLGYLLFTEARRRL; encoded by the coding sequence ATGAACACGCACATTCCGCCGGTGGACCTCGGCCGGCGGGTGCTGGTGCTGCGGCACCGGCGGATCGCGATACTGCTGCGGTGGCGCTCGGTCGTCGTCTGCGCGGTGCTCGCGGTCGCGATCGCCGTTACGGCGGTGCTCGCGCTGATGACCGGCTCGTACACGCTGGGCCCCGGGCAGGTGCTCTCCGCACTGACCGGCGGGGAGAGCGGCATCGTCCACGACATCGTGGTCGAGTGGCGGCTGCCCCGGGTGGCCGCGGCGGTGATGTTCGGCGCGGCCCTGGGGGTGAGCGGGGCGGTCTTCCAGTCACTGCTGCGCAACCCTCTCGCCGACCCCGGCATCATCGGGCTCTCCGAAGGCTCCTACACCGGCGCGCTGATCGTGATCCTGGTCGTCAACGGCACCTATGTGCAGCTGGTCGGCGGGGCGCTGCTGGGCGGGGCGGCCACCGCGGTGGCCGTGTACCTCCTCGCCCACCGGCGAGGGGTGCAGGGGTTCCGGCTGATCATCGTCGGTATCGGCGTCTCGGCGATGCTCGCGTCGCTCAACACCTGGCTGATCCTGAAGGCCGATCTGGACCAGGCGATGTCCGCGGCGGCGTGGCGTGCCGGGTCGTTGAACGGTGTGTCGTGGGACCGGGTCGTGGTCGGTGGTGCCTGTATCGCCGTACTCCTGCTGGTGGCCGGGGTGTTGAGCCGACCGATGCGGCAGTTGGAGCTGGGTGACGAGGCGGCGGCTTCGCAGGGGGTGCGGGTCTCGCCGGTACGCCTCGGCCTGATCCTGGTGGGAGTGGCGTTGACGGCGACGGTGACGGCCGCGTCGGGGCCGATCGCGTTCATCTCCCTGGTCGCCCCGCAGATCGGACGCCGGCTCGCGCGCACCGCCGGGATCACTCTCGCCCCCGCCGCCTTCGTCGGGGCGCTGTTGTGTCTGGTGTCGGACTATGTCGCCCAGCACGTCGCGCCCACGCCGTTGCCGGTCGGCATCATCACTGTCGTGCTCGGTGGCGGCTACCTCGGATACCTGCTGTTCACCGAAGCCAGGAGACGCCTGTGA
- a CDS encoding FecCD family ABC transporter permease produces the protein MTALALRQDGPGTKKVPGPRRRLLGLVVALVVLAVLLVLSVMIGSTAIPPSVVWDALFHSSAQTDQFAIRDFRLPRTIVGLVVGVALGLSGALIQALTRNPLADQGVLGVDAGASFTVTVAVGLLGVGDVQGYMWFAFGGALIVTLLVLALGSTRQGSSPVVMVLAGVCVGAVLGGAREALQLTDPDAFDAMRNWNAGSIAGRPLDVVWPVVPFFVVAVVLAFAVSGSLNALALGDELAVAQGVRLARTRVLAVIALTLLAGGATAIAGPIGFVGLMVPHVARWIVGPDQRWIFAYSILLAPSLLLFSDILGRVVMRPGEIPVGIVTAFVGAPVLVALARRKKSSGL, from the coding sequence ATGACGGCCCTCGCCCTTCGGCAGGACGGTCCGGGCACCAAGAAGGTGCCCGGACCGCGTCGTCGTCTGCTCGGCCTGGTCGTCGCGCTGGTGGTACTGGCGGTCCTGCTGGTGCTGAGTGTCATGATCGGATCGACGGCGATCCCGCCGTCGGTGGTGTGGGACGCGCTGTTCCACTCCTCGGCCCAGACCGACCAGTTCGCGATCCGTGACTTCCGGCTGCCGCGCACGATCGTGGGTCTGGTCGTCGGTGTTGCCCTCGGTCTGTCGGGTGCGTTGATCCAGGCGCTCACCCGTAATCCGCTGGCCGATCAGGGTGTCCTCGGTGTCGATGCCGGCGCTTCCTTCACGGTGACGGTCGCGGTGGGCCTGCTCGGTGTCGGCGATGTCCAGGGCTATATGTGGTTCGCGTTCGGGGGGGCGTTGATCGTCACGCTCCTGGTGCTCGCCCTCGGGTCGACGCGGCAGGGTTCCTCGCCGGTGGTCATGGTGCTCGCCGGGGTCTGCGTCGGCGCTGTGCTCGGCGGCGCCAGAGAGGCGCTCCAGTTGACCGACCCGGACGCCTTCGACGCGATGCGGAACTGGAACGCCGGGTCGATCGCGGGCCGCCCGCTGGACGTCGTGTGGCCGGTCGTGCCGTTCTTCGTGGTGGCGGTCGTGCTGGCCTTCGCGGTGTCGGGCTCGCTCAACGCTCTGGCGCTGGGCGACGAGCTGGCGGTCGCCCAGGGGGTCCGGCTGGCACGTACCCGGGTGCTCGCGGTGATCGCGCTCACCCTCCTCGCCGGCGGCGCCACCGCGATCGCCGGACCCATCGGATTCGTCGGCCTCATGGTGCCGCACGTGGCCCGTTGGATCGTCGGCCCGGACCAGCGCTGGATCTTCGCCTACAGCATCCTCCTCGCCCCGAGCCTGCTGCTGTTCTCCGACATCCTCGGCCGCGTCGTGATGAGACCCGGCGAGATCCCCGTCGGTATCGTCACCGCCTTCGTCGGCGCCCCCGTTCTCGTCGCGCTGGCGCGGCGGAAGAAATCGAGCGGACTATGA
- a CDS encoding ABC transporter substrate-binding protein, with the protein MSNTSLMRRGAALAATLLSASLVLTACGGDGDDTGDKAAATGGDKAAETRSVKAENGTVEIPTDPKRIVTIGNTNLPFLDLGGKPVGVTEVSESELDVLPKDQRTAYDAAEVIGDSGGEVDLEKLAALKPDLILVQFSSDDWDKVGKQLEAVAPTVSWSLDTEWKAFADAIAEAGDTAEALKQQKAEFKEKVTKIQETYSKIIKGTSFVDVSRGDWSDPGTFYIADIGCSEIARDDIGLDLPQAAEGKDPLAYESLPFEQIGELSKYDVVTYPVGEDGKPTEPFKSVVATNTWKALPAVSSGRALGVFCPGNNSYGPVNRYLDSLDSALATLPGKQ; encoded by the coding sequence ATGAGCAACACGTCCCTGATGAGACGCGGCGCAGCCCTTGCCGCCACGCTGCTGAGCGCGTCGCTCGTCCTCACCGCCTGCGGCGGTGACGGCGACGACACCGGAGACAAGGCTGCCGCGACCGGCGGCGACAAGGCCGCCGAGACCCGCAGCGTCAAGGCCGAGAACGGCACCGTCGAGATCCCCACCGACCCCAAGCGAATCGTCACGATCGGCAACACGAACCTCCCCTTCCTCGACCTGGGTGGCAAGCCGGTGGGTGTCACCGAGGTGTCCGAGTCCGAGCTCGACGTGCTGCCAAAGGACCAGAGGACCGCGTACGACGCGGCCGAGGTCATCGGCGACAGCGGTGGCGAGGTGGACCTCGAGAAGCTCGCCGCTCTCAAGCCGGACCTCATCCTGGTCCAGTTCTCCTCGGACGACTGGGACAAGGTCGGCAAGCAGCTTGAGGCGGTCGCCCCGACCGTGTCCTGGAGCCTCGACACCGAGTGGAAGGCCTTCGCCGACGCGATCGCGGAGGCAGGCGACACCGCGGAAGCGCTCAAGCAGCAGAAGGCGGAGTTCAAGGAGAAGGTCACCAAGATCCAGGAGACCTACAGCAAGATCATCAAGGGCACCTCGTTCGTCGATGTCTCCCGCGGGGACTGGAGCGATCCCGGAACGTTCTACATCGCGGACATCGGCTGCTCCGAGATCGCCCGGGACGACATCGGCCTGGACCTCCCCCAGGCGGCCGAGGGCAAGGACCCCCTGGCCTACGAGTCCCTGCCGTTCGAGCAGATCGGTGAGCTGTCCAAGTACGACGTGGTCACCTACCCCGTCGGCGAGGACGGCAAGCCGACAGAGCCCTTCAAGTCGGTGGTCGCGACCAACACCTGGAAGGCGCTGCCCGCCGTGAGTTCCGGTCGGGCGCTGGGGGTCTTCTGCCCCGGGAACAACTCCTACGGGCCCGTGAACCGGTACCTGGACTCGCTCGACAGCGCACTGGCGACCCTCCCCGGTAAGCAATGA